Genomic segment of bacterium:
GTCCGTGTCGCCGTCGGAGTCCAGGTCGGCGGCGAAGGCGCAGTACGCCTCACCCAGGGCTTCGGCCAGCGGGTGCCCCGTCCACTCCGAACCCCCGTCTATGTTCTCCCACCAGACGATTCCGCACGTGGTACACGACGCGGTGAGGATGTCCGGGTCGCCGTCGGAGTCCAGGTCGGCCGCCTGGACGGAGTCGACGCCCTCGCAGTAGTAGCTCACCTTGTGCTCGGCCCAGTCCGACGCGCGGCCGTCCAGGTTTTCCCACCAGACGACCTCGTCTACCAGGTGGCCGGAGCCGAGGACGTCGAGGTCGCCGTCGGAGTCCAGGTCGGCGGCGCACACGGAGGTGGCGCCCCGCAGGTCGTCGTCCAGGATGTACCGCGTCCAGCCCGCGCCGGAGCCGTCGTTGGTCCACCAGGCGACCGTGCTGGAGTCCCAGGAGGCGCCGATGACGTCGGGGTCGCCGTCGGAGTCCAGGTCGGCGGCGTTGACCGACATCGCGCCGGGGAAGTCGTCCTCCACCACGCGGGTAAGCCACCGGGCGCCCGTTCCGGCGGTGTTCTCCCACCAGAAGAGGTCGCCCGCGTACCGGGCGGCGCCGAGGATGTCCAGGTCGCCGTCGGAGTCCAGGTCTACGGCCGCGATGGACCGCGCCCCGTCGAAGTTGTCCGCGACGGGGTACCCCGAATCGGTGAGGCCCCGGCCGGCCATGACGGTCGTTATCAAGGCGATGATGAGCTGTGCGTAGCGGGAAACCATCATGTCCCTCTCCGGGGTCGGCTGCGGTGTCTATCAATAAAAGCAAATATCGTTCCGGGCCGGAGGGCCGTCGGTCCGCGGCGAGACGCTGGTTCGTATCATCTTGTAAATGCGCAAGTTGCGGAATAGAGTCGCCGCCGTTAGCCGGGTGAACGCCCGCTCGGTGGAGCGGAAGTCGGGCGTTCTGACGCAGCAAAATGGTTGCTCGCCGGTCGAGCGGCCCGGGTGAGGTCGTCCTCCGGTCATAACGTATAAGCGGACCGATGGGTCCGCCGGTTCTTCCCCGTATCACGGAAGGGGGGTTCTGCGCCGGGTCGTGCAGTTTTACGGATGCAGCAGGGGAGCGACCAGGGGTCGGAGGGCGCCCTGCAGCTCCCGGTCCCGGGGGGTGAAGGGATCGGAGGTGTGGGAGTCTATGTCTATCTGGCCCACCATGACGCCGGAGTGGAAGATTGGGGCCACTATCTCGGCCTTCGTCGCCGCGCTGCAGGCCAGGTAATTGCTTTCCCGGGTCACGTCGCCGACGACGACGGTCCGGCGCTGGGCGGCGGCCCGTCCGCAGACGCCTCGACAGAATGGAATCCGCGTGTGCTCCGTCGCCGCCCCGGTGTAGGGTCCCAGGACCAGCTCCCGGTCGTCGTCGGGGTTGACGAGTCGGAAGTTCGGTCTGTGGGTCGGCCATCGCTAATCGCCGGTTCCCGGGGGCTCTTCCCTGTCCCCGACCAGCGGCTCCTCCTCGCCGTTGCCGATGCTCGCCAGTTGCCACCAGTTACGCGAGTCCTTGAAGCCGCCGTAGGGGTTCTCCTCGCCGTAGAAGACGAAGCCGAGGATGATCCCCCGGTGCCGGGCGAAGGGGTAGAAGTCGTCGAAGGAGGCCCAGACGTTGAGGGCGATTTCCCCGGCTTCGAAGTCGCCCTTCAGCACGTCCCGCACCTGGCAGCGCAGGACGTGGCCCCAGCCGTGGCTGGTGCGTACTCGGTGTCCACCTTAATCACCAGGTCGGCCCCCGCCCATTCGTCGGCCGCCCGCACTGCCGGGAGCGCGAGCAGAATCGCCGACACGGTCAAGAGTGCTCTTTTCGACATGGTCACGACCTCCCGGCCCACCGCGTCCGATTCGTTCACTCGCAAGACCGCCGGCGGGTTCCCCCGATTTACCCACCCCTTTAATAGTCCGGGTTTCACACCCCGTCAAGGGGGTGCCGCGGCGATGCGGTTCTCGCCTGTCCGGTCGGTGTGGGGATCGTGCTCGGGAAGCTCAACTGCAATTTTATCCGGTTGAAATGCGGAAAGTTACGCAAGACGTACACCTTCGGTGCGCCTGCAGATCGGGTCTGCGCTTCTTATCTGATTGATATTTTAAGATATGCGCCGAGTGTAAAAAAAAGTTGACTTGACAAAACCCCCTATGTTAGGGTGTAAATGGGAAAAGTGATTCGCGGGTGAAATAAACAAAGCCGGACGAAGAAAAAACGATGCACCTGAGCCCGAGAAACGTGTACCACGGCGAATTCACCTACAACAAACCCAGCCGGGTCAGCTCCCGGCGACTCGTCATCCGCTCCATCCACGTCGCCTGCCGTCACCAGAAACTGATCCACGACATGCTCGGCTTCCACTACGACGGCGGTGGAGGCTCTTTTTCCGTGACGCCGTGCTGAACGAAGGGAACACCGTTCTTTGGTGCTCCCTTTTTTTGCGAGTGTTCGGTTGATCCGCCAATCAACCGGAGAAGTGCCCGGGACAAGAGTTTCCCAACATCGGGGCACATTGAAAGAGGGCATCCAGGCCGCCACCTGAATGCCCGACCCCCTGGAAGTTCCCTCAGTCGTCCAAGACCGGAAAGAACTCTACAAGGAGGCTTGCATGCGCAAGTATAGCACAATCCCCACCGCTTTAACCCTCATTATCGTGGGGGCCCTCGCCGGTTGCGGCGGGGAAGAGAACGGTGAGCCGTCGGAGGTCGTCACCCTCAGCGTGAACGGCTCCACCACCGTGACCCCCATCATGCAGAGCGTGGCCGAGGTGTACGAGGCGGCGGACCTCGAGGTCTCCGGCACCGGCTCCGGCGACGGCATCACCGCCCTCATTGACGGACGCACCGACGTCGCCATGGCCTCCCGGAAGATGAAGGACAAGGAGAAGGAAGACGCTGCGGCAAAGGGCGTCAAGCCCGTCGAGGTCGTCATCGCCCGCGACGGCATCGCCATCGTCGTCCATCCCTCCAACACCGTCTCCGGCCTCACCCTCGAGCAGGTCAAGGATATCTACCTCGGCAAGATCACCAACTGGAAGCAGCTCGGAGGTCCCGATGCCGAGATAGTTCCGGTCACCCGCGACAGCTCCTCCGGAACCTTCGAGGTCTTCGAGGAGCTCGTCATGGACAAGGAGCCCATCGTCCCCGGCGCGGTCACCCAGAACTCCAACGGCACCGTGCGCACGGCCGTGGCGGGATCCGAGGGCGCCGTCGGTTACGTCGGCCTGGGTTACGTAGACAAAACCGTCAAGGCCCTGGCCGTGGATGGCGTGGTCCCTTCGGAAGATACGGTCAACAGCGGGGCCTACAAGATCGCCCGCGACTTGAACCTTTACTATCCCAAGGGCGCCCCCCAGGCCGTGCTCGACCTGGTCAAATTCGTCCTGAGCAAAGAGGGACAGAAGATCGTGGCCGACGAGGGCTTCATCCCCCTCTAGGCCGCTTCTTTCGTGCAAGGATAGAAAAACGGGGCGAAGAACATGACCAGATTCACCTCCGAAACCGTCGTGAAGCCGCTGCTGGGATTCTTCGCCCTGTTGTCCCTCGTCTTCCTGGCGGGCATCCTGGTGACCCTGTTGACCGAGTCGGGCCCCTTCTTCGGGGAGTACGACCCCCTTAAGTTCTTCACGGGCACCCAGTGGTACCCGACCCTCCAGACGCAGAACGAGGCCGGGGAATGGGTGTCTAATCCCCAGTTCGGTCTCCTCCCCCTGCTGACGGCCTCGCTCCAGGTGACGTTGCTGGCCCTCGTCATCGCCCTGCCGCTTTCCCTGGGCGCGGCGGTCTTCCTGGCCGAAATCGCCCCGCCGGCGCTCAGAGAAATAATAAAACCGCTCATCGAGCTCCTGGCGGGCATCCCCAGCGTCGTCTTCGGGTTCATCGGCATGGTCCTCGTCGCCCCCTTCATCAAGGACCTGTTCGGCATCCCCATCGGTCTCAACGGGCTCTCCGCCTCCATCGTCCTGGCATTTATGGCTTTCCCCACCATCAC
This window contains:
- a CDS encoding VCBS repeat-containing protein → MMVSRYAQLIIALITTVMAGRGLTDSGYPVADNFDGARSIAAVDLDSDGDLDILGAARYAGDLFWWENTAGTGARWLTRVVEDDFPGAMSVNAADLDSDGDPDVIGASWDSSTVAWWTNDGSGAGWTRYILDDDLRGATSVCAADLDSDGDLDVLGSGHLVDEVVWWENLDGRASDWAEHKVSYYCEGVDSVQAADLDSDGDPDILTASCTTCGIVWWENIDGGSEWTGHPLAEALGEAYCAFAADLDSDGDTDIVGAGVGENLLAWWENADGSGTSWNLHSIEKSLAICAVHAADLDADGDADIIGASATGNTVRWWENVDGRGSSWYSHTVDAEFSGAYAVNAADLDGDGTDDIVAAAMSGDRIRWWKAGAVSLVSNAR
- a CDS encoding PstS family phosphate ABC transporter substrate-binding protein, which encodes MRKYSTIPTALTLIIVGALAGCGGEENGEPSEVVTLSVNGSTTVTPIMQSVAEVYEAADLEVSGTGSGDGITALIDGRTDVAMASRKMKDKEKEDAAAKGVKPVEVVIARDGIAIVVHPSNTVSGLTLEQVKDIYLGKITNWKQLGGPDAEIVPVTRDSSSGTFEVFEELVMDKEPIVPGAVTQNSNGTVRTAVAGSEGAVGYVGLGYVDKTVKALAVDGVVPSEDTVNSGAYKIARDLNLYYPKGAPQAVLDLVKFVLSKEGQKIVADEGFIPL
- the pstC gene encoding phosphate ABC transporter permease subunit PstC — translated: MTRFTSETVVKPLLGFFALLSLVFLAGILVTLLTESGPFFGEYDPLKFFTGTQWYPTLQTQNEAGEWVSNPQFGLLPLLTASLQVTLLALVIALPLSLGAAVFLAEIAPPALREIIKPLIELLAGIPSVVFGFIGMVLVAPFIKDLFGIPIGLNGLSASIVLAFMAFPTITSLAEDAISAVPHDLKEASLAMGANRWETVSRVMVPAARSGIYSAVILGFGRVIGETMTVLMVAGGGAALTINPLSPLRPMTATIALEMGEAVQGGPHYHALFALALLLLVITLAFNLLAERIRGGRQELQR